In Ruminococcaceae bacterium R-25, a genomic segment contains:
- a CDS encoding membrane protease subunit (stomatin/prohibitin family) — translation MVEAISVIKYEGSNDVLAHKHEKEDFTIGSQLIVHETQEALFFRDGKIFDQFKAGRHTLVTNNIPKVRDYMKLGTGGINVFHCEVYFINMVTQMGIRWGTDSKVRLFDPASGLHVEIGASGNFNMRVTDPAKLILKLVGTTDGLMQSDVTGEGKSYGTGMFKALIVNKVKANLARIIKEQNLNILEIDAYLDVLSSKLMLDINDTLEEYGLTMPEFYVTSIVTPDDDPNFVRLKQQFADKTLKVREEEVKKAEAEAAQQRKIVEAQTEAQLKAVNAQGEADALRIKAQAEADAYRMQAEAEAKEMEMKGYTYRDETARQVGLEAMQNGITGNGGGAGGGIGDVASLGVTLGAMGGVINMTRDAMAPIMGESQKVGEGFGNVVAGGVAGGTAPNSAAGAAPAAPAAPAAPAEGAWNCPTCGKTGITSRFCPDCGTARPV, via the coding sequence ATGGTTGAAGCTATTAGTGTAATCAAGTACGAAGGCAGTAATGACGTCCTCGCGCACAAGCACGAAAAAGAAGATTTTACGATCGGCTCACAGCTGATCGTCCATGAGACCCAGGAAGCTTTATTCTTCCGTGACGGTAAGATCTTCGATCAGTTCAAGGCCGGCAGACACACGCTCGTTACGAACAACATTCCTAAGGTCCGTGACTACATGAAGCTCGGTACCGGCGGCATCAACGTTTTCCACTGTGAAGTCTACTTCATCAACATGGTTACCCAGATGGGTATCAGATGGGGTACTGACAGCAAGGTAAGACTTTTCGATCCCGCATCCGGACTCCACGTTGAGATCGGCGCATCCGGTAACTTCAATATGAGAGTTACTGATCCTGCCAAGCTCATCTTAAAGCTCGTCGGAACAACAGACGGGCTCATGCAGAGCGACGTTACAGGCGAAGGCAAGTCCTACGGCACAGGCATGTTCAAGGCTCTGATCGTCAACAAGGTCAAGGCTAACCTCGCACGCATAATCAAGGAACAGAACCTCAACATTCTTGAGATCGACGCATACCTCGACGTTCTTTCTTCAAAGCTCATGCTCGACATCAACGACACGCTCGAAGAGTACGGTCTCACGATGCCCGAGTTCTATGTTACTTCCATCGTTACACCCGATGACGATCCGAACTTCGTACGCCTGAAGCAGCAGTTCGCTGACAAGACTCTGAAGGTACGTGAAGAGGAAGTTAAGAAGGCTGAGGCAGAAGCTGCCCAGCAGAGAAAGATCGTTGAAGCACAGACTGAGGCACAGCTCAAGGCTGTAAACGCTCAGGGTGAAGCTGACGCCCTCCGCATCAAGGCACAGGCTGAAGCAGACGCATACAGAATGCAGGCTGAGGCTGAGGCTAAGGAAATGGAGATGAAGGGCTACACCTACAGAGACGAGACAGCTCGTCAGGTCGGCCTCGAAGCGATGCAGAACGGTATCACCGGCAACGGCGGCGGCGCAGGCGGCGGTATCGGCGATGTTGCTTCCCTTGGTGTTACATTGGGCGCAATGGGCGGCGTAATCAACATGACCAGAGATGCTATGGCTCCTATCATGGGCGAGTCCCAGAAGGTCGGCGAAGGCTTCGGTAATGTTGTAGCCGGCGGCGTTGCTGGTGGCACTGCTCCTAATTCTGCTGCCGGTGCGGCTCCCGCAGCTCCTGCAGCACCTGCGGCTCCGGCTGAGGGCGCTTGGAACTGCCCGACTTGCGGCAAGACAGGAATCACTTCAAGATTCTGCCCTGACTGCGGAACTGCAAGACCTGTTTGA
- a CDS encoding serpin B yields MKICSKKDIKVITGIMAASLLLGGCTENNESPKRSKPKRKVEPKVKTEINLSKVSETEYDKETMDKLYRNYCFDLFSQTIKDNGGNGNLMISPASVMMALDMVAAGSKEESLQQLTDLFAAGQGPLTQQAYAAKLMDTINSAENVEFSCANAVWSNKKLLGDKVNSEYIDYIQKTFDAEYNLSNFDKKTVEEINDWVDKKTNHMIDKIINKLDDATVMVLVNAIAFEGKWYKPYNPSQVRDGEFKSVGGTQTASFLYSNESVYFETEKATGFLKYYAGRDYAFLVILPVDDKISANEFAKNFTAEDYEKFIKSATNDYKVQTMMPEFSYDYEVTLNNTIENMGCNSIFYPKSADLSGIVGNKGDIYVSQIVHKTHIEVNSEGTKAAAATAVSNLAGVAKPEEQEIRVVECDRPFVYAIVDTKTKTPIFIGTVNEI; encoded by the coding sequence ATGAAAATCTGCTCTAAGAAAGATATAAAAGTTATCACAGGGATCATGGCTGCATCGCTGCTTTTGGGCGGTTGTACCGAAAATAATGAGAGCCCGAAAAGATCAAAGCCTAAGCGTAAGGTCGAACCTAAGGTTAAGACAGAGATCAACCTTTCGAAGGTTTCTGAAACCGAATATGACAAGGAAACAATGGATAAGCTGTACAGGAATTATTGTTTCGATCTGTTCAGCCAGACTATTAAAGATAACGGCGGCAACGGCAACCTGATGATCTCTCCCGCATCGGTAATGATGGCGCTCGACATGGTCGCTGCAGGCTCTAAGGAGGAATCGTTACAGCAGCTTACGGACCTTTTCGCTGCAGGACAGGGACCTCTTACACAGCAGGCATATGCAGCGAAACTTATGGATACGATCAACAGCGCGGAGAATGTTGAATTCTCATGCGCAAACGCAGTGTGGAGCAACAAAAAGCTCTTGGGAGACAAGGTCAATTCCGAATACATCGATTATATTCAGAAGACTTTCGATGCAGAATACAATTTAAGTAATTTCGACAAGAAGACAGTAGAAGAGATAAACGATTGGGTCGACAAGAAAACGAACCACATGATCGATAAGATCATTAATAAACTTGATGATGCAACCGTTATGGTCCTTGTTAACGCGATCGCTTTTGAGGGCAAGTGGTATAAGCCTTATAATCCGTCGCAGGTCAGAGACGGAGAGTTCAAGAGTGTGGGCGGCACGCAGACAGCAAGTTTCCTTTACAGCAATGAATCCGTTTATTTCGAGACTGAGAAGGCAACGGGATTCCTGAAGTATTACGCGGGCAGGGACTACGCTTTTCTCGTCATTCTTCCTGTTGATGACAAAATCAGTGCCAACGAGTTTGCAAAGAATTTCACAGCAGAAGATTATGAGAAATTCATTAAGAGTGCTACAAACGATTACAAGGTTCAGACGATGATGCCCGAATTCTCGTATGATTATGAAGTGACACTTAATAACACTATCGAAAACATGGGCTGCAACAGCATCTTCTATCCTAAGTCGGCCGACCTCTCAGGCATTGTAGGAAACAAGGGCGATATCTATGTTTCCCAGATCGTTCACAAGACACATATCGAAGTTAACAGCGAAGGAACAAAGGCTGCGGCTGCAACGGCCGTATCAAATCTTGCCGGAGTAGCTAAGCCTGAAGAACAGGAGATAAGGGTGGTAGAGTGTGACAGACCGTTCGTATATGCTATCGTTGATACAAAGACGAAGACTCCGATATTTATCGGAACAGTAAATGAGATTTAA
- a CDS encoding 4Fe-4S binding protein has translation MAKKWVRHSIQAIATLIQNANFKGFLEGRIYQGPTKSVCVPGLNCYSCPGAVGACPVGSLQNYLSGLKFKVPYYVVGILIFIGALIGRAVCGFLCPFGFLQDLIYKIPFFKKNEFKLDKFLRYFKYVVLVLFVVLLPFCFKLTPFFCKYVCPSGTIAGIWLAALDKQVAGQLGALFDLKLVILGLILAASLIIYRPFCKYICPLGAIYGFFNKIALYRMHLDKSKCVGCNACAKACKMTVNPSVAPNSCECIRCGDCVRACPHKALRMGVGEKTSEAKSSFSGASGDEKQ, from the coding sequence TTGGCTAAAAAGTGGGTCAGACATTCAATCCAGGCAATAGCCACCCTGATCCAGAACGCCAACTTCAAAGGCTTTCTGGAAGGCAGGATCTACCAGGGTCCCACAAAGTCCGTCTGCGTGCCCGGTCTTAACTGCTACTCCTGCCCCGGTGCTGTCGGCGCCTGCCCTGTCGGCTCCCTGCAAAACTATTTAAGCGGATTGAAGTTCAAAGTGCCCTACTATGTCGTTGGCATTTTGATCTTCATAGGCGCCCTGATCGGCCGTGCGGTATGCGGCTTTCTGTGCCCGTTCGGCTTCCTCCAGGACCTCATTTACAAGATCCCGTTTTTCAAGAAAAACGAGTTTAAACTCGACAAATTCCTGCGTTACTTCAAGTATGTCGTGCTGGTGCTCTTTGTCGTTCTCCTGCCCTTCTGCTTTAAGCTCACGCCCTTTTTCTGCAAATACGTCTGCCCGTCAGGCACCATTGCAGGAATCTGGCTCGCCGCTTTGGATAAACAGGTCGCAGGCCAGCTCGGCGCGCTGTTTGACTTAAAACTCGTTATCCTCGGTCTGATCCTCGCCGCGAGCCTCATTATCTACAGGCCCTTCTGCAAATATATCTGCCCCCTTGGCGCCATCTACGGTTTCTTTAATAAGATCGCCCTCTACCGCATGCATCTAGATAAGAGCAAGTGCGTCGGGTGCAATGCCTGCGCCAAAGCGTGCAAGATGACTGTTAACCCGTCTGTTGCACCCAACAGCTGTGAATGCATCCGCTGCGGCGACTGCGTCCGCGCGTGCCCGCATAAGGCACTCAGGATGGGTGTTGGCGAAAAGACGTCAGAAGCGAAGTCTTCTTTTTCGGGCGCTTCAGGCGACGAAAAGCAGTAA
- a CDS encoding thiol-disulfide isomerase/thioredoxin: MLHSHINSAKSFFRECYNIHVLNSKWGKYMKKFLSMILCGAMVLSIASCSASNAEETTASTTSASESAVSPETGADFTPDFTFKTTDRQGNEWDESVFASNKLTMINFWEPWCGPCVSEIPDLERLYEAYKDKGFQIIGVYSETHMESDVDGILEKGKVSYPILKYTSEFDVFQTGYVPTTIFVDSKGHIIKMEDGAGSVIGSNSYEGWEAIIKNYL; encoded by the coding sequence ATGTTGCACTCACATATTAATTCCGCAAAATCATTTTTTCGCGAATGCTATAATATCCACGTACTAAATTCTAAATGGGGTAAATACATGAAGAAGTTTTTATCAATGATCCTTTGCGGTGCCATGGTGCTTTCAATCGCATCCTGCTCCGCATCAAATGCAGAGGAGACCACCGCTTCCACGACTTCGGCCTCAGAATCAGCTGTGTCTCCGGAAACCGGTGCCGATTTCACACCCGATTTCACATTCAAGACAACTGACCGTCAGGGCAACGAATGGGACGAGAGTGTCTTTGCTTCAAATAAGCTCACCATGATCAATTTCTGGGAGCCCTGGTGCGGCCCCTGTGTCAGTGAGATCCCCGATCTCGAGCGCCTTTACGAAGCTTACAAAGACAAGGGTTTCCAGATCATCGGCGTGTATTCCGAGACCCATATGGAAAGTGACGTTGACGGCATCTTAGAAAAAGGCAAAGTTTCCTATCCTATCCTTAAGTACACTTCCGAATTCGATGTTTTCCAGACCGGCTACGTTCCAACAACAATCTTTGTCGACAGCAAAGGCCACATAATCAAGATGGAAGACGGCGCAGGCAGCGTCATCGGTTCCAACTCCTACGAAGGCTGGGAAGCAATAATCAAGAATTATCTCTAA
- a CDS encoding zinc ribbon protein: MFCPNCGKENPDGVAFCGGCGMSFGAPAAPAAEAAPVAPAPEAAPVAAAPAPETAPVTAAPAPEAAPAAQPAPQAQPKEPKAGVPFGQHFKNIIKAALHPTDGIAEIAPTYEKVGDAILLAAIVIVVISVCCVCIDVPDYLIRVAKAKAELSSRSFRELYDAGTIALRIFKLCCYPFIRFAGRTFGMAGAFTLAGLILKEKQSFSKLLAVSSLAVAPAYLVSEVLGSLIGYIPFVRFGSIISVAAYAFYLVLLYNGMSAETRIKGNKFAFTFVICIAAVAWVIGFF, translated from the coding sequence ATGTTTTGTCCTAATTGCGGAAAAGAAAATCCCGATGGCGTCGCTTTCTGTGGTGGTTGCGGAATGTCATTCGGCGCACCCGCTGCACCTGCAGCTGAAGCAGCTCCTGTAGCACCTGCTCCTGAAGCAGCACCCGTTGCAGCAGCTCCTGCTCCTGAAACAGCACCCGTTACAGCAGCTCCTGCTCCCGAAGCAGCACCTGCAGCACAGCCTGCACCTCAGGCTCAGCCTAAGGAACCTAAAGCAGGTGTTCCTTTTGGCCAGCACTTTAAGAACATCATTAAAGCTGCGCTTCACCCCACTGACGGTATTGCTGAGATTGCTCCTACTTATGAGAAAGTCGGAGATGCTATTCTCCTCGCTGCAATCGTAATCGTAGTTATCAGCGTTTGCTGCGTCTGCATCGATGTACCTGATTATTTGATCCGTGTTGCAAAAGCAAAGGCTGAATTAAGCAGCAGATCATTCAGAGAACTCTATGATGCCGGTACGATCGCTCTCAGGATCTTCAAGCTTTGCTGCTACCCGTTCATTCGTTTTGCAGGCCGTACATTCGGTATGGCTGGTGCTTTCACACTTGCAGGCCTTATCCTGAAGGAGAAGCAGTCTTTCTCCAAGTTGCTTGCTGTATCTTCATTGGCAGTAGCTCCTGCATATCTCGTAAGCGAAGTTCTGGGATCACTCATCGGATACATTCCTTTCGTAAGATTCGGTTCTATCATCTCTGTTGCAGCGTATGCTTTCTATCTCGTTCTTCTCTATAACGGAATGAGCGCTGAGACAAGGATCAAGGGCAACAAGTTCGCTTTCACATTCGTAATCTGTATTGCAGCTGTAGCCTGGGTTATCGGCTTCTTCTGA